TCAACCCACACTTTTATATCCTTGGACAAGTCCTCTAACTTTGCCTGGGGATCGCaagatgttcccaagccagctaggagatataatccctccatcaTGCCCTGGACCTTCCAGGGCCTTGTCGCAGTTGGATGGAAGACCTCAACAGGGAGACGGCTGGGGGGTATCCTCACCAGATACCCAAACCATTAGCACCTTACCAACAacctcagctaacaggctaatcttgatttaagatgtttattaaatcatattttgggggctGAGCGGTggttctcaaaatagttttgctTTGATGtggccattaaaaattatgacccacttatttcctcagtactAGTAGATTAACTGGCCCGGTTGTTGTCCAAgcggttaagtgcacttgtttgtgTGGAAGGTTCAAATTTcaaaaacccacccctgcccttTCTCCAATATGGACTTGTGGCAGGacgggcatctggcataaaacttataccaaatcaacatacagatccacctcagacctGCTGAAGACTTACTTTTAGTGGATTAACTGGACCCAACATCATCAAGCTGCTAGAAATGCTTATACTGTTAATATCTAACATTACATCACATGGTAATTTCACTCTACACAAACACCAACGCACACACATCTTAGATGTTTCGTTCAGAGACATAACCAcaaaacaagccatattattacagatatttgtaataaaacattcagaaAGAAAACATTTCTGACTGACCGCACACGTGCTGTCGCTCAAAGAGGCCACGCCCTTAACGTCTTCAGATCTTCAAAGACAACCACcgtttgcccacaaaaaaaaaaaaaaaaatgacagcatcTGTGGCCAGTTTATTCTCTGACTAATACAATGTGATATTTCTGTGCAGTGATTCTGAATGAACTGAAGTAATGTTCTGCTGAGCCATTAGTCAGAATTCTAAGGTCAAACTCAGGATATGAAACATCTTATTCTGCCACATTCATCAGTAACCACACGGATAAAGTGATGCTTACCTCAGACGACAGAAACCTTTCTGCTAGTCACATGACCACTTTTCTCCAAGCTGATGCTGTTAACGGCCTCCATCTTATGCATTTTTCATGACTGGACTTTGTTTTAAAAGAGGAGGAGTTATGTAAGAGTGGTGCTTGATTAGAGAGAGCAGGGCAGTGACATCACGTCTCTCTGGGAGGAGCAATGGAGTGAATTCTCCACTAAATCAAGGCCATATAATTGATGGTAATGGAGAAACAAGGTCCCCCCCACCCCCGGGGGAGCCAGGCCCACTGACTGAGACGCTACTGCAGACAGATGGTAGACAGGAGGGAGCGCAGGATAGAGACCTTTTTGACAAGTGTCAAGGGGTGGACTTTAACAGACTGTGGTGATGATTGCTGGACATGTCACACAGCATGTAGCATTGAAGACTAATGGTAGATAAAAAGCTGAACACACCACAGCCGTGTTTAAATGGATCCCAGTAATCACTTAATAATTAGAATGATTGAGAAGCTGAATGCAAATAATCATGTAGTAAACTCTCTGATCAGAATCAGGTGCAACTCTGCTGCTCTCCCAACAGGAGACGCTTTGTGCGCCTGTCAACGTAAGGCGTCCTTTTAATGCATGTACCCGCCTGACGGTTTTTATTATCAACTAGTAATGAAAACCCATCACAACCACTCATGTCTGAATTCAACTCAGAGTGAAACCCTTCCTATAACCATTGTGAAAGACTGAGAATAGTGATGAAAAGATGATCTGaaaattaaatgttaaaaattaTGTGAACTATTCAAGCAATTTTTCCTCACAAAAATAAATGGTGTTGTTTAAGAGCTTTTTtcagttttcaatcaatcaatcaatcaattttttttatatagcgccaaatcacaacaaacagttgccccaaggcgctccatattgcaaggcaaggccatacaataattatgtaaaaccccaacggtcaaaacgaccccctgtgagcaagcacttggctacagtgggaaggaaaaactcccttttaacaggaagaaacctccagcagaaccaggctcagggaggggcagtcttctgctgggactggttggggctgagggagagaaccaggaaaaagacatgctgtggaggggagcagagatcgatcactaatgattaaatgcagagtggtgcatacagagcaaaaagaaaaagaaacagtgcatcatgggaaccccccagcagtctacgtctatagcagcataactaagggatggttcagggtcacctgatccagccctaactataagctttagcaaaaaggaaagttttaagcctaatcttaaaagtagagagggtgtctgtctccctgatctgaattgggagctggttccacaggagaggagcctgaaagctgaaggctctgcctcccattctactcttacaaaccctaggaactacaagtaagcctgcagtctgagagcgaagcgctctattggggtaatatggtactacgaggtccctaagataagatgggacctgattattcaaaaccttataagtaagaagaagaattttaaattctattctagaattaacaggaagccaatgaagagaggccaatatgggtgagatatgctctctccttctagtccccgtcagtactctagctgcagcattttgaattaactgaaggctttttagggaacttttaggacaacctgataataatgaattacaatagtccagcctagaggaaataaatgcatgaattagttttaagTTTTAAGTTTAAGTCTGCAAAAACCTTTGTTCTGTTAGTggaggcaaaaaataaaataaaatactaccAGTAGATAACAGGTATACTGCACTGCACACTGCCAAAGGTGCCTGCAAGGGTTATCTGAAGAAGTCCCAGTTACTTGATGCTCAGTGATCAGTGGAGTCCAGCTTCACACCAAAGATATAAACCCATCAACCGTATTCTAGCTCTACGTTCTCACTTTAGATGAATGGCACATTTCGCTACCTCTAGGTGGTAGTGACACGCCCACTTTCAGGGGCCTGGCCCAAGGCGGACCTAACTGCCAAATTATTTTTCCAGTGTGTGACCATGACACAGTATAGCAAGAACACCACGGTCCTCCCTGAAGAATCCTTATCTGGCTGAAGAGCACTTCAGTGCTTTTAGCTGCAACAACATTTCCGGTGAACTTCATCCACTGCCTTTTATACGACTAATCATCCACTGAAGATGGACTAAATGCAGATCCTTCAGGACTACAGCTTTTTACAAATGTACAGTCTGCTTGAAGAAGAACAAACATGAGAGTATCATGATTCATGCagaagaaaaacagaacagatgaataaCAGATTCCGTCTTTTGGTGCAAATGACTCTAGACAGTTTGTCAGCAGAACAAACTCAGTTTTATAACCATAGTGGCTTGAATATGTTATTTTCCTGGAAATGCATCTGAAAAATATATGGGGACATCTTACAACCATGAATTAGACTTTTTTTTATGTGAAATACATCCAGAGCAGTAGGTGGCTTGATGAGCAAAACCCTTTAAAAGAACAGGCCTCTGAGGTTCCATTTATACCTACGACGTTATGTTACACTTACCACAATCATCAATGTACACAACTTTAACAAGTTCAAGAACCAGCACATTACATTCATACGTATAACAGAATTATTCATGAGTATTTACAGTTCTCCCAGGAGGCATTGTGTTCCTGATCTTGCTTCAGAACTCCTGATGACCTGACGGCAATTTTATTTAAACAAAGGACTTCTGTTATTTTTGCGCCTCAAACTGCATCAGGACATATTTCATCTTCATAACAAGAGTTGGTTTTCCTCTCTCAGTGAGTTTTCATTAgattttaaatcaatcaatcacagaTTTGGTCTTCAGAATGTATTTCTTCCTGAAAAAGCTTCTTGGATAAACTGGGGGAGGTCATCCTTTATTTGAGCCAGTACGGTATATGCATCTCCAAACCGTACTGTAAATATATTCTCTTTTTCAAACGGAACTTTTCATGCACATTTGGAAGCCATTTCTTGCAAGATTACAAAGTAGCCAGTTTTCAGAAAATGGGCCACAGTGAATTAAGGAGTGCTGAAGGGTGAACCCAGCTGGTTGTTTTGTTTGAACAGAAATCAGCAGATCACTAGCCTTCCATTTATCTCAGATAAGTTCAATTCATCAAATTTTACCAAAAACAAACTTGTGATTTACAAAGCCTGAACAGGTGAAATGTCAGAGCTTGGAAGTGCATCTGTGCCAAGGAAAAAGGAAAGGTTGCAGGAATTATCACTGTTACTTACTTGGAGAGCGACACTCCTCCAGTTTTCCCAATGAGTTCCTCGTGGTGGAGGACAGCATCATTCCAAGGAATGTTGAGGAATTTCAGCAGGGTTCTCATCCATTTTTCTGGATGGAGGACCAACTGTTCATAGTGCATGGGCAGGCATTTGTCAGCTGCTTCCAGACACTGAGTGTACATGGTCTCTATGGCTCGGTTCCACTTGGTCAGGCAATCCCGGTAGCTGCCAAGGTCAAAACCAGCAATAGTCACTTTCCGTGAGATCATGGAATGCACTGAAGCCCGCCCATCACGGATCATAAGTACAAACTTGGCATGGGGAAAGATCTTAGCTAGGTAAGAAAGAGACTTCAGTGCAAAAGGGTCCTTGTTGCAGAGGAAGTTGGCGGGTTCACCGTGTTTGACGATGATTTCCAACAGGAAGGCCTGCATGGCGGCATCCAGAACCTCATCCGTCACACCGGCCTCATCCAAGCGCATCTTCTCTCTGCCCGAACGGCTCCACATCTGTTTCATGGCAAGGATGCGTGGGATGACGCGTGTTTCTTCACCACAGCGCACCTCTGGGTGGGCGTCCAGCATGGCTCGCATGAGTGTGGTACCACTGCGAGGAACGCCCCCAATAAAGATGAGTGGCATGTCTTTGTTGTAAACAAATGGTGCGCTGAGATTCTGGCCTGTTCGTAAGGTGGTCCGCATGCCACCTCCCAGTGCTGACAGGGGTAAAACTCCACCTGGCTGGCTGCGCTCCTCCACCCGATGGTGACATTCCATGGTGTGACGACCCAGATAGAAGACAGTGATGGAGCTGATAACCAAGCAGGCCACCAGCAAGTTGTGTTTCAGCTTGCCAATCATGTTTCAGGCCACAAAAGGGACACGACAGTATCACCCCAGGGGTGATTCAAGTCGAGGGGATGGGAAACAGGAGCAGAGGGGTAGTTCAGGTTCCCTCCCTTTAGGGTTGTTTTGTGAGAACCAGGCATGGATCAAGCCTCCTGGTGCCCAACAGTCATCCAGTCCTCAGTTCCATCAGGCCTGCAGCACAACACAAGAACTCAGTTAGGCAACATTTCCTCACAAAGTCAATAGCAAaaatattcatctcatgttcctGATTTAAAAACAAGTTAATTTTTTTCAACTTGTATCTCCACCCAGGTGCCTCAAGAAGCTGTAGATGTTGCGGTCATAAGTACAAATTTCAAACTGTATGTTTTGATGTTGATTTTTACCAGTTTTCATTCTGTATTTGAAATGTTTGAtctttcagttttttttattattatttacatcacTTAATCCGGTCACTGATTGGTCAATCTCAAAATGTACAGTTCCTTCCTCATTCACAACAAATCACAGCCAGCATAGATGAACTTCTGTCTGAGGTCTTTGTCAGGTGATCAAAACATCACTTCCACTTCCCATAATGCAGCAGTTAAAGCCTAAAGACCCTGTGGTCAACAGTGACTGCATTTCAAAGACATGGTAAAGTGGCGCCTTGGCCTGGCTGCCATCAGCCCCCAGCTGCT
The genomic region above belongs to Thalassophryne amazonica unplaced genomic scaffold, fThaAma1.1, whole genome shotgun sequence and contains:
- the tpst1 gene encoding protein-tyrosine sulfotransferase 1 isoform X2, whose product is MIGKLKHNLLVACLVISSITVFYLGRHTMECHHRVEERSQPGGVLPLSALGGGMRTTLRTGQNLSAPFVYNKDMPLIFIGGVPRSGTTLMRAMLDAHPEVRCGEETRVIPRILAMKQMWSRSGREKMRLDEAGVTDEVLDAAMQAFLLEIIVKHGEPANFLCNKDPFALKSLSYLAKIFPHAKFVLMIRDGRASVHSMISRKVTIAGFDLGSYRDCLTKWNRAIETMYTQCLEAADKCLPMHYEQLVLHPEKWMRTLLKFLNIPWNDAVLHHEELIGKTGGVSLSKVERSTDQVIKPVNVEALSKWVGKIPPDVVRDMAVIAPMLSRLGYDPHANPPNYGRPDPKVLDNTRRVQKSAEKPNPS
- the tpst1 gene encoding protein-tyrosine sulfotransferase 1 isoform X1; amino-acid sequence: MIGKLKHNLLVACLVISSITVFYLGRHTMECHHRVEERSQPGGVLPLSALGGGMRTTLRTGQNLSAPFVYNKDMPLIFIGGVPRSGTTLMRAMLDAHPEVRCGEETRVIPRILAMKQMWSRSGREKMRLDEAGVTDEVLDAAMQAFLLEIIVKHGEPANFLCNKDPFALKSLSYLAKIFPHAKFVLMIRDGRASVHSMISRKVTIAGFDLGSYRDCLTKWNRAIETMYTQCLEAADKCLPMHYEQLVLHPEKWMRTLLKFLNIPWNDAVLHHEELIGKTGGVSLSKVERSTDQVIKPVNVEALSKWVGKIPPDVVRDMAVIAPMLSRLGYDPHANPPNYGRPDPKVLDNTRRVFKGEFQLPEFLREQSQVQKSAEKPNPS